ATTACTGCACTTCCCCATGAAGTGAGGACACTTTGGGGCTGGAATGCTGTAAGGAATCTCACTTGGTACTGGGATAAGGAAATGATCAAGGACTTGCCTAGTCACaattaatggggaaaaaaaagaactgaaggcCCTTATTAATCATTGCACAATGAGGAAGTCACACTGGTTTGGCTCCCTTCAACAGAGCTATTTGGTCACACCTACCTAAGTGGTTCGGCATCCCAACCATGTCCTTGCACACCTGACGAGGTGAGGACCGCCTGCTGCACCCACGTAGCACTGGGCTGCCTGGCCCCAGCAGCCGGGCAGAGGACCAGCATCCAGAGGCCAGCATCTCTCTGTACGGGTGtgccctcccagctccaggCACTGGTTTCTGCTGCAGGCCCTGGTGCTGGTGCCTGTGCATCACAGCGCACGTCCTGTAGCTGGTGCTTGACAATATGGAGTGTGCAGCTGTAGGCTGCAGTTACTGCCACCATGACCGTGATGGATGTGAAGCATGTCCACATGAGAACTgaatggcagcagctgtgctgcataTAGGATGTCCCTTTCTCAGCATCTCATAACAAACTAATCTCCCATGTTTTGGGGAAGTATTGAGTCTTTTACAAAATATGTGTTATTCTACTCCAGTCAGAACTGGTCAGTGCTTGTCAGTTAAAGCCTTCTGAGTGTCCATCTGTGCTCCATACACCCCAGACCCttgcccccaccagctctggcctcactgctgtgctgggtgcaggagGGAGTCCCGCTGTGGAAAGGGATGTGGCAGCCATTTGGGGAAACTGGTTGTCAACCACCTCCAACACATCGGGGAGCTTTTCTGAGGCTGCCATTGTGACTTCTGTTTGTCAGATACCTGCCCTGTGACGGGCACattccccagccctgccacgGCCACTCAGCCCCAGCTCACACAGTAATTAGCCAAGAGCTTCCTGGCTGCCTATAATTATGGTCAAAACTATTGCCCTCTAATGTCATGCTTCCACACAAAAGCACAGGCCTGGGCTCCATCTCACAAGGAGCACAGTCCTGGCACGTGTTGGGGTGGCTCCACGTACCCACAGCTGCTAACTGAACATGACGGGCTCACATCCCATGGGTGAATCATGTTGTCTTTTTCAACCTCACAGGTGTAATTGCCTACGTTTGGTCTTCCAGGTCTTTATAAACTGTCCAGAATGGTGGACCCTCCTCAAAGCTGCATTTGATACAGTCTCGGCTCCTGTGGTGAGGCAGCTCAGCTGGCAATGCCACGTCGCGCTTGGTCCCCTGTTTCAGTGGTGATGGCAGTGAGGTAGGCCTCATGTCCACCAGCCCCAGCCAACAGCTCCAGGGGCACGTGGCTCCGTGGGGCTGCAGCCAAAAGCTCGCGGTGCTCGCACTGGTCACTCCGCAGACCGTGAGCTGTCCTGGTTTTGTCACTGTCCATTGCTGACCCCCACATTTCTGGTGACAGCGCTCCTTCAATGACTTCTAACTGGCTGTGGTCTGCCAGGAACAACAGCCCCAGCTGCCGCACTCGGCCTCGTGAGGCTGTGATCTATAACGTGCATTGTCTTTTTATgtaatgcattttattaaacATCTTCTAAAGCTTACAAGTGTCCCCAGGACATAACTCTCCAGCACAAAGTACTGCTTTGCCAAATAATGAAGTATGATTTATGGCGGCAACGGTTAtcctatgctttttttttttttaaattattacagCAATAGCTCTGTCGAATATAGGAATATAACATGCTGCATTTGGCACGTTTATGACAACAGGGCTCTGGTTTTCTTAActccacagctctgtgctggcagaaTGTCAAATTCTTGAGACAGatgtttaaatgaattttaagaggacagtgaaatacttttaaagcaTCGTACGGCACTGAGCGTCTCAATATGAGACGGCACATTATTCCTGTAACATTCAGGTAGAGGAGGCCAGCACATGGCCTTTCTGGTTCAGATCTCATGGTAAATGACGGGAATAGCAAATGTCAAAATTGCTTTCGGAGGCATCCTCGCATGTCGTTACTTTTTGGCTGGGGGTTTTGGGATTGACGGTTTTGGCTGGGGGTTTTGGGGGACGCCTGACCTACCCTTTAGGTTTGGTTTGTGTTCGCATCTCAGTGGCGAGTAGCAAAAACAGATCCACATTTGTTTTGAATGCTGTTCCCACCATGCTGATACAGGGCTAAGTGGTCTCATGCTGACATTTTGAGTGTGTCATTGTGGTCCCAGTGGTTACAGTTTCAGGCCAGAAATGACAATCATttggaaaaatgtaaatgagaacCCTAGTCGTATATCTTAGAGGCAGATAGCGTTCAAGTATTTCcattgaaacactgaaaaattaattaaaaaaacccaacttttTCCTAAGGTATTGGCTACAAGAGCGTGCCATAATGAAACACGACCAGGGTGTTTGGCACTGGCATTGTTGTTTGCCACTTTCAATCACGGAAACTCGGAGCCCACAAAAGCAGGAGTCAGCATTGTTGGAGACATCATCGCCGTCAGCGCACAGTGTGCTTGTGGCCGGGAGGGGAAGGCACCCTGCGACGCGGCTGTGCACGCACTCAGTGCAGAGACATTGAAGACAAGCGAAGCATCAGTAAAGCAATGAACActtatatttaatttacatttgaCAATTTGCACATAAATAATGATGTAAACCAATACGTAAACATATGATAGTTTGTTGTTCTAGCAAAGTAAAAAGCCTGTTAACTTTGGTCAGAGTCTTTcttaagagagagaaaaaaaacccccaaaacaCTGTTGATTGTTGCTACATTCACATGTAAAACTTCTAAGGGAAGGGGGAAACAGTAAAGAGAAGTAACAATTCTTAAAGCTGATGCATATAAATTCTTGTAAAATTTGTATCAAATACAAGAAAGCACTACAGGCAGATATAGGAAAAGTGTGTGTCCAGTGACAGAGTAATGATACTTTGGTTTATCCTACAAGTAAGTACTATATTTATGAACTATTGCTACATTTAAAAGATGTCAGCCTCACAAGTTGCAGGAGTGGAAATGTAATGAACTGTAGTCCTTCAAAAACTGTGTGTATGTCGGGATTGTTGAACCGAAGGCATTAAAATAAAGTTCcacggggaaaaaaatcaccaaatcCTGGATTGATGAAGCGGTCGACCTTACAATTTacaatagaaacaaacaaaaagatacaCCTGGAGGGGAAGACTGTACTAATGCTACTGAGATTGATGCGAGCTGACGATGCAACTCATTAATGGCAGGGTATAACAAGACTAGGGGGCTCATGAGAGCTCACCCCACTGACTCTCAGCCTACCCTTCACTGTGCTCTGCACTTACACCATGCGTGGGTAGTATTTGGGTTCTTTTTGGGTTCTTTTGGTTAAGTTTTCCAGTTGCTTGTTCACTGCCCACCCGCCTTTTTCCCCCCAGTACACACTGCCAGGAGAGCAGGGCACTGAGGACCCCCGTCCTGCAGACACGGTTCCTCCCCCTGACTTTGCCCAGCCTCCCCATGTGAGCGACATTTTTCACATCAGGCGTTTGCAAGTTCGGGCCCCGCATGGACAGCCCTGCACGTGTACTTGCAAGCGATAAATGCCTTTGTACAACCTTTTGGTTTTGAGGTCATTGGTAATATGCAAAACTGGATAACATTTGATTTTCACACTTAGATGAAAAATAGGTTTTATTACATGGTTTGTCTCACAACTTAAGtggtataaatatatatacatatacatatatagtaTAGTGGTATAAATATATCTATAAATATACATGTACTCTGCTGTCTTTGGgcttagcaaaacaaaaagataaaggaCGTGCATTCTATCTTTCCCTGTGCACATTTTGGTTTCTTCTCTAAAGTAGCAAAGCATTTAGATAAAACAGCATTGTCTGCACCACTGGACACAAGCACTGAGGTAATTGTTGTTCAACAACTTTGCAAtgcccttttcttctttaattaaattaacCACAAAATGTACAAACACAAATACCGAGAAAAATCTGAGTGgtacaggaaggaagaaaaaaaaaagtatgtgcCAGAAAAGGACTTTGTTCCCCACTTCTACACCCAGGCAAAGTGGGAGAGAGAAACACATGTAAAACCAAACCCCTTATTTCTCAGGGAATCTGACCATTTTTTGTATCCCTGGAAGGCTCTggccaaaaacaaaaacaaaaagagagaaaagaaagaagtctgcCGAAAATCTCCCTTGAGGCAGAATATTAAGAATATTGGTGTATTTGCTTTGAAACCGTTGTTGGAAACAAAAGCATGTaagtgatattttattttggaagagcCACTTGAATCTGATGCGTTCCTTTGGTCATAAAGTTACGTGACAAGGAGTGGGGCTATAGCTGTTCTCTAAAAACCTACGGTATTGTCCATGCAGGTGTTTGCTGTGTCACATCTGTTCTGGGTAGAGCTGGAGGTAGAAGAACCTCTCCTGCCCTCAGAGAAGCTGGGGCAgcagtttcttctctgcttcctgctgcccctttttttttattttccttttccgTCCCAATGGGGTGATTTGCACATAAAAGTAcccagcatttttttcaaactgaCTGATCTAGGACTCTGTATGTCAAATGTCCAGCTTTggcaatagaaaaaaaaatgtaccaaaaaattttttgtttaaaagacaTTGGTACATAAAACATGGTTACTGAAACCCCAATCTTAGGTCCTTAAAACATGTGCAGAAAAGAACTCTATAAAGAATGgccataaaacaaaaaataaaaacacttaaaGTAAAAATTACAATGAATTTTCCAGTCAttgtaaacatttttctaattattgCTTTTAGAATGATAAATTGCATAATAAATTATGAAGTACTatcattgaaaaaataattatggaTAGATGATTGTCTTTTAGTAACTGGCGAGGCAATGCACAGTCCTTTGCCTCTTTTTATGCCCTGAGAAAACAGTAACTTTGGAGTTCCTTCTTTCCACTGTAGAGCGTAGGGAAACTACTGTAAGCCAAGATTGCTTTGCAGCATTGAAACTATGTACAAGCAACTGCTACAGGCACCCTGACTTGCCAagtcataaataaaaaaaatcactttgccAAAAAGTCTTAAGGGTCCATTGGTTCAACTGTTTCTTGCTTGACCTTTACAGGTAACAGAGGTAGTGGGTGACCGTGAGGCAACTTCATAATTGACATATCTGAAGACTCATAAAGGTTGCATCCTGAGGAGATAAGTCCGTTTCCCAGGTTCCTCTGTAAAGATACTTTGAGGTTAGCTCCTTCCATTTCCCTTCTGAGCACGGTCAGTATGTCCTTCTCCACGATGGACGTTAGGTCGATATTGTCCTCCACCTCTTCCAACTTGTCGGCATTGTCACTGATGTCGAACTTCTCGATCTCCTCGTTGATTCGGTTCAGGTCCTCCATCGAGAGGCCGGAGGCGGGGGCGACAGGGCAGTTGCCCTTCAGGTGGACCTGGAGGCTGCAAAGGTGAATGTAGCTCTTGTGGCAGTGGATGCATTTGTGGGGACGCTCCCGGGTGTGGAGACGCTTGTGCAGCTTCAGGTGCACAAACTGGGTGAATTTGGCTGGGCACAGCTTGCACTGGTAAGGCTTCTCTCCAGAGTGGAGCCGCAGGTGGGTTTTGAGATTGCTGGTGCTGCTGAACCGCTTGTGACAAACCTAAGGGGGGGGGCAGAGAAACACTGAGTGAGTGGGAGGGGATTTTATGCTTTAAATCAGACGCCTAGGAGGAGATGGCAGGATGAAGCAGCGGCTTTTTATATCTTCACACTTTCTCAccgggggaaaaaaatccccagcttttctatttaaatattgcTGAACGGCATTTTGAGTGTGGTGATGGCAAAACTGTAGCGGGCAGATGCTGCCTTAGCTGGCTGAAGGCAAGCGTGCTCTCCCACCGACACTGGTGCACCAGGGCTAGAAACAGCCGCGACACGGATGTGAATCCCGAGCACCCGCTGGTTTGTCACGCAGCTGGCTGCATGGGCTGTGCACACAGGGCAAGGAGGGCACGGGCCCTGCTGTCCTGTCAGCCTCCAAGGGAAGCTGTCTCTGCGTGTGTTACATACCTGACACTCGTGGGGCTTCTCTCCTGTGTGTACCAGATAGTGCTTCTGGAGGTGAGCCAGCTGTGTGAAGCCTTTATTACAAGTCTGGCATTTAAATGGTCTCTCTCCACTGTGTACTCGGAGGTGCACCTAGggagaaacaaagcaattaaCAATTGGTAGCTTCCAGTAACACAATGAAAGTACCTTCAGATGTTTCCTAAAGTTAGCAGAAGCCTCTCACTGTCAAAATGCACTGCTACCTAGTTCATTAGGTGGCATCAATATTGAGGAATTGTCTCTGCAGCCACGCTTTCTTAGTGGGGGATGCAGTATTAAGCCCAGACTGATGAATAGTCTGACAAACACCGAAGCCTTGTCCACACTTTTCCTAGAAAACCTGCAGGGAGAAATCGGAGCCTTCCGATGAGCCTGTGTGTCTTAGTCTCCACCACCTACCTTCAGATTGGAGAGCTGGCCAAAGGTCTTGGAGCAAACGTTGCATTCGTACTTGATCTTCCCGTTCTGCTTCTTCAGTGGGTACGGGAGAGTTTTGTAACCAGTCACATTCCTCTTGCTTTTAATGAGATTCATGGCTTCTTCACCGCCGGTGGCAGCCAACACCACTGAGGTAGGTTTAGGTTGCATTATGTGTTCTGAACTGGCTGCTGTACCAGCTGTGGGTGACCCGCTGGTGGGGCTGCATGGCTTGTCCTTCATGCTGGCAGCAGCGCCCGTGATAGAGAAGGCACTGTTAGGTGCTGGTATGAGGAAGTCTCTTGGATGATCGGGCTGCAGCAATCGACGGCCTCCTTCGCTGGGCAATGAGCTGGGGAGCGTGGTGGGGTTCAACATGTGATGGGAAAGGCTACCGCCACTGAGCAGGTTGCCGTAAAGGGGATACATCCGTGGGAAGAGATTGAAATTGTTGATGCCGTTGATATTGTTCAAAGCGCTCAGGTTATTACAGCTCATATTGAATGGAGGTAACAGAAATTTGGGGTAGTGGGGGTTATAGGATGGTAGAAAGGCAGATGGGAGGTGGCTAGGGGGGGCGTATCCAGGATAAGAACCCAATCCTTCTGAGCCGTAGGATCCGTTCAGGTACGGGTACGACTCTCTGTGCTCTTGGGAAGTTGGTGCCAGAGGTGAAACTGTGACCCCCGGGCTGCTGTGAGGGCTTGAACTTTTTAAACTTTGGTCTGGGCTGCTCCTCCCGGAAGGACTTGGTGTAGTAGATGACTGGATGGGCGAGTGAGTAATGTAGCTGGGTCTGTCCATCCCATATGCTAAGGAAGCTTTCAGATAGTCTTCTGGAATGTGAGGTCGGATCGGGTAGACAACTCGAGGGAAGAAACACCTCTCTGGGCTATAGTTCTTATGCAAATCATCCAAGTCATTTTCTGGAGTAACTGGTGAAATGTTGGTCTGGAAGaagtcttttccttttggagGACTGGATTCCATTTTCAGGATTTCTTTCACACTGTGCTCCTTCTTTGGGACGCTCTTCTGATAGAGCTCATCTTtatcagcactgtgctgctttggaTTAACGTGGGTTTGTGCTGAAATATGAAGACAAGGTAATTATTATTTAGATAAGCCACCTTCATTACCTCTTTTCGAAACACAGCGTAACTCCTACAAGTTTAGTGGGAAGGACGAGCCACTGCCAGagataaaaattcatttaattcaccaaaaaattaacttttgtgaaaagaaatgccTGCTGGCATGAAGCATTAATAAAGAAACATTGTTAATTTAAGGGACAACTACCAGTTTGTACAGATCTGGACAATGATTCATTTGCAGAGCGATAAGTCACCACTCTGCAAACTGATTTCACTGTACTTTCCCCTTAAATTTGATCAGCTTCACTGCTGGATCTCTTCAAGCTGTACTTCTAGCAAATGTGGTAACAAGCATTTGCTCGCAATACAGGTTTACCAGAAGGACTTTACAGAACACAAGCTCCCAGAAATGTTCCTCACTAAAATAACAAGGCATGACAAATCGGCTTTTGCCAAACCGCAGCAGTCACTTCACCAGCCAGTTCAATTACTTACAGTACCAAAAAGCCCATGGCTGGCTAGGATGAAAGCCTTCTTCAAAGAGAAGGTATTCTCCATCAGTAAACAGATCATTACTCATTAAATATACTGCTTAGGAACATCTACAACAAAGCAGACTATTTACTGCAGATTTCTGTGGCATTCAGTCTATGCAAAACTCCTCTGCTTACAGCTgtactttataaaaaaaatgctgaagcaaagcaaaagaaagcaagactGGTTGGCTCCAGCTTAAGTTGAAATGTactcaaaaaagaaagaaagaaagaaagaaagaaagaaagaaagaaagaaagaaagaaagaaagaaagaaagaaagaaagaaagaaagaaagaaagaaagaaagNNNNNNNNNNNNNNNNNNNNNNNNNNNNNNNNNNNNNNNNNNNNNNNNNNNNNNNNNNNNNNNNNNNNNNNNNNNNNNNNNNNNNNNNNNNNNNNNNNNNNNNNNNNNNNNNNNNNNNNNNNNNNNNNNNNNNNNNNNNNNNNNNNNNNNNNNNNNNNNNNNNNNNNNNNNNNNNNNNNNNNNNNNNNNNNNNNNNNNNNNNNNNNNNNNAGAAAAAAGCAGTGTGCATTCAGAAGGAAATAGAAGCTAGCATCCATTTGGCTCAGTTCAGCACATAGGCTGTTTGTATTCAAAGACTCTATCTTCTTATCTGGATATAATATAATACAAACAGCCCACTGGAGTATAGAAAAAGAATTCTACTAGTACCTAATCTCCCAAAGTTAACAGTTATATAATGATGAAATGATGACTTGTAGGATGCTTTATTATAGGGGAAAAGCTACAAGAAAGCTTCATATTAGTGGTTAGCTATGTGCAAGGTTTTCCATCAGGAGATGCAAGTCAATGCTGAAGGTACGTGACTCGAAAGTATCGCAGCCCTTCTGccaaatttctgcttttgtgacTGACAGTTCTTCCTTCGCTAACTGGACTGAGAAACAGTTGTTTCTAATTTCTGAAGGACCAGCTAAACCCAGTGAGGAAGATGGAAACAGGCAATGACCACACCGCTTTCAACGCAGATTCTTTGCTTCACTATTCACTACCCTCATGGAATCTATCATTTGGCAACATTACCCTATAAGGCAAAGGAACAGCTATTTATTAAACGTATCcaagaaaacagctgctttcaaaaCATGCTCCTGCTCACAGCAACCCGCTTTTACAGTAGCATCTTTTTTCAAACAGCATTAGTCTGGCAGCAAGTGTATCTAATTTGAGATATGCAGGCAGATTGTCTATGTTCAAGTTGCAACAGAATGCAATTGAACACAGACGCGGTCAATTAGAGTATTTATGATCAAATATAGGGTGTGTTGTACAGCAAGCACACACGAAAGTGTGCAGATGGCTTCCCAACTTCTTTACCCGATGTTAAAGCTTAATTCAGagctgtttcaaaaataaactgacAACAGGTCATGTTGCCTGGCATCAGAAATCATCCACTTTTCTCCTGTTATTTTGTCCGTACTCATTTCTAAATGCCCCCTCAGGTTTTGGGGTAGGACATCCAGGTCTGCTAGGTTTAAGAAGCCCCACACTGGCACAGTGGATAACGTTATCTCCATCTCCTTATCAGCCGCCTGTCACCACGCCAGCGTCTCCGAGCAAACATTCCCAGTGACGCTATCAGCAACGGGAAGTATTGGGATCGGAAGTATTGAAAGCTGGGCGGGGGGTGGGCTGGGAGAGGGAGGGACTTGTGAAGCCTCacagcagaataaataaataccttcTTATCAGGCTCCTATCAGTTTCTCCGTGGGGTCTGTCAAGCAGGAAGTTCAAATtgacacttttctttttttaaagaaaaaaaacaagtcctgggggaggggaagaggaaggagaagtgccagcactgctggaaaagTGATAGAGAAACCCAGACGCCTCATCTGGAGGAAGGGCTCTCTCACTGTCACAAGGGTAAAGCCGAGGGTGGGGAGGTACGTGCCTGATGTGCCAGAGAGAGCCAGTGAGGCGAGTGACAGAGAGGAAGCTCACGCGGAGAACTTAACTTGCTGTGCACAGCTGCCCAAGGGCCCCACTTGACAGACAGAAGATAGTggctctttctttcccttcgAAGTTCCCAATAAAGCCTTCCCTCCTATTAATTTTCACGTGCAACAGAAGTTGCAACGTTTAAGGATTATTTTTCAAGTCTAACTGTGACAGCGCTCTTTTGCTTGGAGGTCATCTTTGCTCCATAAATCTCCTCCTGACTTCTTCCCCTATTACCTGAGCCCAAGGAAGACCTGGAACACCAGAGATCAAAATACAAACAAGTGTGTCAGCACCGTGTAAAATAAGAGAAGGTAATGTCAGAAGCCAAGGAGAGGTTCTGATGTTTTATGTTGAACGTGGATTTAAACCAGGGCTGAAACTGTTTGAGAGCTTTATAACCTTTCTTACTGCTCTTAAAGGGGCCATACTTCAAAGTtagagagatttattttttataaatggattttatttttaacttgtgaTTTTAGATTTAAGTTCTTACTAATCACCATCTCTCTCCACCTTGCTTCTCCCAGCGGACACATATATAATAGATGAAGGCACACAGTCTTCCAAGATCTGTATTGTTTCTGTGGTCAGGCAGGCACACAGAAAAGAAGTTAATGATGAAACAAGAACAATGCAGTTGCATTTGCAATGTAGTGatctgatgggaaaaaaaaaacaacagacgTGCCTCCTTAGGAGCCTGATCTACTTCTCACTGAGGTCaacagattattttctcagaTCTGAGAGTTGTGAGTGCATGTGAGAAGAAAAGGGACAGAACTCTTGTTACGTTTAAGTATTAATGAAACGTGAGCGGAGGGGGCTGCCTGAAGTCACTCCAGTGTGGGTGTTCCAGTTACAGATGGCTGCCGTGCTGTCAGTTTTGCTCATTATTTGAGCTCCTAGCTACAGCACGAGAAAGGCTTCATAAAAACAATGACCTGTTTTTTCTAAAAACTTGAAAAACGGTTGTAGGCAGACAGTAATTTCAATAGTAATTTCAGGAGTGAGATGGTACTGAACACTTTGAGTGGTGAAGCTTAATTATGCCGATTCACATTTTTGATCTAAATTAAGCACGCTTTTGCTAGTAGAAAGAGAACCTCGAAGTTGTGAAGCAGGCAAAACAAAGAGTGTTTCCACTCAAAATGAGAGTGGAGACCAACATCTAGAAGTCTATAGTTTGATCATCTGTTTTCTAAATGTGTCCAAGGCAGTGTGACTTGCCTTTGAAAACGTTTTGCTCAAAGAAGGACTTCACAGATGCCTTCAAATAATCCTCAGTATTAAGTCAACTTCAGCCCCAAATTCTCGTTTTGCAGAGAGAACTTCGTATAcaatttgaaaatcattttcctcAGCCCATTTGAAGATTCCAGCAGgcactttttaaacaaatgcagatGTTTCCTTTCGAcccaaacagaaaagctttaaaaccaGAAAGTGAAACTGACCATAAACAAAAGGGAAAGCGAAGAGCATGCGTTAGCTAACGACAAACCTAAGAGGGTCAGTgtaaagaaagcaagaataCATTGCATTTTAGAACAAACCGTTAAAATCTTCACAGAATACAAAAGATTAAGTAAAACCTCACAGAAACTGCTCATGGAATACAAAAAATTGCCAAGTGTTTCCCAAACATGCAAACTATCTTCCCTGAACTCAAACTTCTTTCTGAAGCTTGACCAAAATAACATGTCACCTGCCTGTGCTTGACTGATGAGACAAACATGACATGAATAGCAGGAAGTTGCATCACATGATTGCAATACGTGAACATTATTATCAAATAGTCATGATCTGAGTCAATGcaattgtattttgtttttagaaataaa
The sequence above is drawn from the Numida meleagris isolate 19003 breed g44 Domestic line chromosome 3, NumMel1.0, whole genome shotgun sequence genome and encodes:
- the PRDM1 gene encoding PR domain zinc finger protein 1 isoform X2 → MKMDMEDADMTLWTEADFEEKCTYIVNDHPWDPSADGGTLTQAEASLPRNLTFKYASNCKEVTGVISKEYIPKGTRFGPLVGEIYTSDTVPKNANRKYFWRIYSSGELHHFIDGFNEDKSNWMRYVNPGYSVQEQNLAACQNGMNIYFYTIKPIPANQELLVWYCRDFAERLHYPSSRELTMMNLTQTHVNPKQHSADKDELYQKSVPKKEHSVKEILKMESSPPKGKDFFQTNISPVTPENDLDDLHKNYSPERCFFPRVVYPIRPHIPEDYLKASLAYGMDRPSYITHSPIQSSTTPSPSGRSSPDQSLKSSSPHSSPGVTVSPLAPTSQEHRESYPYLNGSYGSEGLGSYPGYAPPSHLPSAFLPSYNPHYPKFLLPPFNMSCNNLSALNNINGINNFNLFPRMYPLYGNLLSGGSLSHHMLNPTTLPSSLPSEGGRRLLQPDHPRDFLIPAPNSAFSITGAAASMKDKPCSPTSGSPTAGTAASSEHIMQPKPTSVVLAATGGEEAMNLIKSKRNVTGYKTLPYPLKKQNGKIKYECNVCSKTFGQLSNLKVHLRVHSGERPFKCQTCNKGFTQLAHLQKHYLVHTGEKPHECQVCHKRFSSTSNLKTHLRLHSGEKPYQCKLCPAKFTQFVHLKLHKRLHTRERPHKCIHCHKSYIHLCSLQVHLKGNCPVAPASGLSMEDLNRINEEIEKFDISDNADKLEEVEDNIDLTSIVEKDILTVLRREMEGANLKVSLQRNLGNGLISSGCNLYESSDMSIMKLPHGHPLPLLPVKVKQETVEPMDP
- the PRDM1 gene encoding PR domain zinc finger protein 1 isoform X1, with protein sequence MLLLLFCTFPTRKARGGLAAPQGAPPELRASQPLFSPLRVPSDSRQERHPLGGAKAKAKRGLKPSGGGGSHVTAGKRPDRAGQRGAGGCAPHGGQGRAGPGRAEQAAPPAPPLRSPRTPQAGPGAPQRCPRGRGPPLAAAHWGGRLSYCAVLIFIPSAPPLLSLPSSFLPLVPAPPPLCARRDEAAAGSGRFKPPDGLKDAPERNHLADLVSSLEAPLDVEQILRLQAPEDGLQKAATQCSSDAVSFKNLVKGREWTMKMDMEDADMTLWTEADFEEKCTYIVNDHPWDPSADGGTLTQAEASLPRNLTFKYASNCKEVTGVISKEYIPKGTRFGPLVGEIYTSDTVPKNANRKYFWRIYSSGELHHFIDGFNEDKSNWMRYVNPGYSVQEQNLAACQNGMNIYFYTIKPIPANQELLVWYCRDFAERLHYPSSRELTMMNLTQTHVNPKQHSADKDELYQKSVPKKEHSVKEILKMESSPPKGKDFFQTNISPVTPENDLDDLHKNYSPERCFFPRVVYPIRPHIPEDYLKASLAYGMDRPSYITHSPIQSSTTPSPSGRSSPDQSLKSSSPHSSPGVTVSPLAPTSQEHRESYPYLNGSYGSEGLGSYPGYAPPSHLPSAFLPSYNPHYPKFLLPPFNMSCNNLSALNNINGINNFNLFPRMYPLYGNLLSGGSLSHHMLNPTTLPSSLPSEGGRRLLQPDHPRDFLIPAPNSAFSITGAAASMKDKPCSPTSGSPTAGTAASSEHIMQPKPTSVVLAATGGEEAMNLIKSKRNVTGYKTLPYPLKKQNGKIKYECNVCSKTFGQLSNLKVHLRVHSGERPFKCQTCNKGFTQLAHLQKHYLVHTGEKPHECQVCHKRFSSTSNLKTHLRLHSGEKPYQCKLCPAKFTQFVHLKLHKRLHTRERPHKCIHCHKSYIHLCSLQVHLKGNCPVAPASGLSMEDLNRINEEIEKFDISDNADKLEEVEDNIDLTSIVEKDILTVLRREMEGANLKVSLQRNLGNGLISSGCNLYESSDMSIMKLPHGHPLPLLPVKVKQETVEPMDP